In Thermomonas paludicola, the following are encoded in one genomic region:
- a CDS encoding NfeD family protein codes for MRWDIFAWAAFALLLFAAEAMAPGAFMLWLGFAAVAVLLAVFLIPGIPLLAQVAAFVVLSFVSIQIYRRWFRNREPISDQPALNRRTAALIGRVVPLERGIVEGRGRVQIADAYWDVAGPELPAGTPVRIIGGDAMTLQVEAA; via the coding sequence ATGCGTTGGGACATATTCGCGTGGGCGGCATTCGCACTGCTGCTGTTTGCCGCCGAGGCGATGGCACCCGGCGCCTTCATGCTGTGGCTCGGGTTTGCCGCAGTGGCCGTGCTGCTGGCTGTGTTCCTGATTCCCGGCATCCCGCTGTTGGCGCAGGTGGCAGCCTTCGTGGTGCTCAGCTTCGTGTCGATCCAGATCTACCGGCGCTGGTTCCGCAACCGCGAGCCGATCAGCGACCAGCCTGCGTTGAACCGGCGCACTGCCGCCCTGATCGGGCGCGTGGTGCCTCTGGAGCGCGGCATCGTGGAAGGGCGCGGGCGGGTGCAGATCGCCGATGCCTATTGGGATGTCGCCGGGCCGGAACTGCCGGCGGGCACGCCGGTGCGGATCATCGGCGGCGACGCCATGACCCTGCAGGTGGAAGCGGCCTGA
- a CDS encoding SPFH domain-containing protein, producing MAPALALILLLAGIILLSKTVRMVPQGYEWTVERFGRYTQTLSPGLHFLMPVVYGVGRKINMMEQVLEVPSQDVITKDNAVVKVDGIVFFQVLDAAKAAYEVAQLEIAILNLVMTNIRTAIGSMDLDESLSKRDEINAKVLVAVDQATHPWGIKVNRIELKDIAPPRDLVDSMARQMKAEREKRANILEAEGFRQAAILKAEGEKQSVILEAEGSKEAAFRSAEARERLAEAEAKATQVVSDAIASGSVQAINYFVAQKYIEAFKALAEAPNQKFVMMPMESAGVIGSLGGIAELAREAMGQKAAAKPVSQER from the coding sequence ATGGCACCTGCACTTGCGCTGATCCTGCTGCTGGCCGGCATCATCCTGTTGTCAAAAACCGTGCGGATGGTGCCGCAGGGGTATGAATGGACGGTGGAGCGCTTCGGGCGCTATACCCAGACCCTCAGCCCGGGCCTGCACTTCCTGATGCCGGTGGTTTACGGCGTGGGTCGCAAGATCAACATGATGGAGCAGGTGCTGGAGGTTCCCAGCCAGGACGTGATCACCAAGGACAATGCGGTGGTCAAGGTCGACGGCATCGTGTTTTTCCAGGTGCTGGATGCAGCCAAGGCCGCCTATGAGGTGGCGCAGCTGGAAATCGCGATTCTCAATCTGGTGATGACCAACATCCGTACCGCCATCGGTTCGATGGATCTTGACGAGTCGCTGTCCAAGCGCGACGAGATCAACGCCAAGGTGCTGGTCGCGGTGGATCAAGCCACGCACCCGTGGGGCATCAAGGTCAACCGCATCGAATTGAAAGACATCGCGCCGCCGCGCGACCTGGTGGATTCGATGGCACGGCAGATGAAGGCCGAGCGCGAAAAGCGCGCGAACATCCTCGAAGCCGAGGGTTTCCGGCAGGCGGCCATCCTCAAGGCAGAGGGCGAAAAGCAGTCGGTGATCCTGGAGGCCGAGGGCAGCAAGGAAGCCGCGTTCCGCTCCGCCGAAGCGCGCGAGCGGTTGGCCGAGGCCGAGGCCAAGGCAACCCAGGTGGTGTCCGACGCGATCGCCAGCGGCAGCGTGCAGGCGATCAATTACTTCGTCGCGCAGAAATACATCGAAGCGTTCAAGGCGTTGGCCGAAGCGCCGAACCAGAAGTTCGTGATGATGCCGATGGAATCGGCCGGCGTGATCGGTTCGCTGGGCGGCATCGCGGAATTGGCGCGGGAAGCCATGGGGCAGAAAGCGGCGGCCAAACCGGTTTCCCAGGAGCGCTGA